Proteins from one Candidatus Margulisiibacteriota bacterium genomic window:
- the rpsP gene encoding 30S ribosomal protein S16, with protein MSAKIKLQRVGTKNQPSYRVVVQDEARPTVARVVAILGTYFPLKEPTEFAVNKELTLDWIRKGAKPTEKVRILLGKAGVLPPIDLAALPKRKKKGEAAAAPAAEAPAAAVPAAPAPKEEAAAA; from the coding sequence ATGTCAGCAAAAATCAAATTACAAAGAGTTGGGACCAAAAATCAGCCGTCTTACCGGGTCGTTGTCCAGGACGAGGCCCGGCCGACCGTGGCGCGGGTCGTCGCGATCCTCGGCACGTATTTTCCCCTAAAAGAACCGACCGAGTTTGCGGTCAATAAAGAGTTAACCCTCGACTGGATCCGCAAGGGAGCCAAGCCGACCGAAAAGGTCAGGATCCTGCTCGGCAAAGCGGGCGTCCTGCCGCCGATCGACCTGGCGGCTTTACCGAAACGGAAGAAGAAAGGCGAGGCGGCGGCAGCGCCAGCGGCGGAAGCCCCGGCGGCGGCCGTTCCGGCAGCCCCCGCGCCCAAGGAAGAAGCGGCCGCGGCATGA
- a CDS encoding chorismate synthase — MLRYLTAGESHGRALVAILDGCPANLPLTAEDIDLDLARRQLGYGRGARMKLEKDQAEILSGLRKGKTIGSPIALLIPNKSTEFFEKAITALRPGHADLAGAAKYDQKDVRNILERASARETAARVAVGAVARALAGEVKIRATSRVVEIGGRKERKEWQRAIDQARAAGDSVGGIFEVVVTGLPIGLGTYAQWDKRLDGNLARAIMSIPAVKGVEIGLGFEAAKRLGSKVHDELFYVKKKGFYHKSNNAGGLEGGITNGEPIVIRAALKPIATLGKPLQSVDLATKKPAAAHVERADVCAVEAAAVIGEAAALIEVVNALLEKCGGDSLEELKANLAAYQKQVSVL; from the coding sequence ATGCTGCGTTACCTTACTGCCGGTGAGTCTCACGGCCGGGCGCTGGTCGCCATCCTGGACGGTTGCCCCGCCAATCTTCCCCTGACCGCCGAGGATATCGATCTTGACCTGGCTCGCCGCCAGCTGGGGTATGGCCGCGGCGCCCGGATGAAACTGGAAAAAGACCAGGCGGAAATCCTGTCCGGCCTGCGCAAGGGAAAAACGATCGGCAGCCCGATCGCCCTGCTGATCCCCAACAAGAGCACCGAATTCTTCGAAAAGGCCATTACCGCGCTGCGGCCCGGGCATGCCGACCTGGCCGGCGCCGCTAAATACGACCAAAAAGACGTGCGGAACATTCTGGAGCGCGCTTCCGCCCGTGAAACCGCGGCCCGCGTCGCCGTCGGCGCCGTCGCCCGCGCTCTGGCGGGAGAGGTCAAGATCAGGGCGACCAGCCGGGTCGTGGAGATTGGCGGCCGCAAGGAACGGAAGGAGTGGCAGCGGGCGATCGACCAAGCTAGGGCAGCCGGCGATTCGGTCGGCGGTATTTTCGAAGTGGTCGTGACTGGGCTGCCGATCGGCCTCGGGACTTACGCTCAGTGGGACAAGCGTTTGGACGGGAACCTGGCCAGGGCGATCATGTCAATCCCGGCCGTCAAAGGGGTGGAGATCGGGCTCGGGTTCGAGGCGGCCAAACGGCTCGGTTCCAAGGTCCACGATGAGCTTTTCTACGTCAAAAAGAAAGGTTTTTACCATAAAAGCAACAATGCCGGCGGCTTGGAAGGCGGCATCACTAATGGGGAGCCGATCGTGATCCGCGCGGCGCTGAAGCCGATCGCCACGCTAGGGAAGCCGCTCCAGTCAGTTGACCTGGCGACCAAAAAGCCGGCAGCGGCCCACGTTGAGCGGGCCGACGTCTGCGCCGTCGAAGCGGCCGCCGTGATCGGGGAAGCGGCCGCCCTGATCGAAGTGGTCAACGCGCTGCTGGAAAAGTGCGGCGGCGACAGCCTGGAAGAGCTGAAGGCGAATCTTGCCGCTTATCAAAAACAAGTTTCTGTGTTATAA